Proteins encoded in a region of the Bombyx mori chromosome 21, ASM3026992v2 genome:
- the LOC134200832 gene encoding mucin-2-like — protein MQWATEMCKIHLIVILMVCDLIKSSSNSQLFDQNVCDRIQTDEFNDPYSAHASESKQCISTDSVFSDGVLVADFLIDSTSDDDLVSLLIFEVGHEELPVHRVDVGPSKTWSYNGPYTIKILINGTGPPRSFRAALVGSVSRNSTLKINNLKLVPVVGTSRKLNNLSIRFHNLLRILSENDRKNKSSLIFFSISVNKGKNTLIREVIEKAIIPMALLPGPIFSEITTDDLTTTIVTIPFPTVTDITTEKPSTPIITVQLPTVTEITTEDPTTPIITVPLPTVTEITTEDPATPIVTVPFPTITEITTEDPTTPIVTVPFPTVTEITTEDPTTPIVTVPFPTVTEITEINTEDPTTPIVTVPFPTITEITTEDPTTPIVTVPFPTVTEITTEDPTTPIVTVPFPTVTEITTEEPTTPIVTVPFPTVTEITTKDPTTPIVTVPFPTVTEITEINTEDPTTPIVTVPFPTVTEITTEDPTTPIVTVPFPTVTEITTEDPTTPIVTVPFPTVTEITTEDPTTPIVTVPFPTVTEITTEDPTTPIITVPFPTVTEITTEDPTTPIVTVPFPTVTEITTEEPTTPIVTVPFPTVTEITTKDPTTPIVTIPFPTVTEITTEDPTTAIVTIPFPTVTEITTEDPTTPIVTVPFPTITEITTEDPTTPIVTVPFPTITEITTEDPTTPIVTVPFPTVTEITTEDPTTPIVTVPFPTVTEITTEEPTTPIVTVPFPTVTEITTKDPTTPIVTVPFPTVTEITEINTEDPTTPIVTVPFPTVTEITTEDPTTPIVTVPFPTVTEITTEDPTTPIVTVPFPTVTEITTEDPTTPIVTVPFPTVTEITTEDPTTPIITVPFPTVTEITTEDPTTPIVTVPFPTVTEITTEEPTTPIVTVPFPTVTEITTKDPTTPIVTIPFPTVTEITTEDPTTAIVTIPFPTVTEITTEDPTTPIVTVPFPTITEITTEDPTTPIVTVPFPTVTEITTEEPTTPIVTVPFPTVTEITTEDPTTPIVTVPFPTVTEITTEDPTTPIVTVPFPTVTEITTEDPTTPIVTVPFPTVAEITTGHPTTENMDVTTPADDLKELEGLSLFIIVIISLASVFTVILIGLGIYCFSTSGKSLELQTFSYKEGNFDNDSPRFVSTPKISGSALNV, from the exons ATGCAGTGGGCAACGGAAATGTGCAAAATCCATTTAATAGTGATACTAATGGTTTGCGACCTGATTAAATCATCATCCAACAGTCAATTGTTTGATCAAAATGTGTGTGACAGAATACAAACCGATGAATTCAATGATCCATATAGTGCTCACGCGAGTGAATCTAAGCAATGCATTTCAACAGATTCCGTATTCAGTGACGGAGTTTTAGTGGCTGATTTTCTCATTGATTCGACTTCTGATGATGATTTGGTGTCGCTACTGATTTTCGAAGTGGGACACGAAGAATTGCCTGTGCACAGAGTTGACGTAGGTCCATCCAAAACTTGGTCTTACAATGGAccctacactataaaaattttaataaatggaaCTGGTCCTCCAAGATCT ttCCGGGCTGCTTTGGTGGGAAGTGTTTCAAGAAATTCAAcgctaaaaattaataatctaaAATTAGTTCCTGTTGTAGGGACTAGTCGTAAATTGAATAACTTGAGTATTAGATTTCATAATTTGCTACGGATACTATCTGAAAatgatagaaaaaataaatcatcactgatttttttctctatttctgtcaataaaggaaaaaatacACTGATAAGAGAGGTTATCGAGAAAGCTATTATACCGATGGCACTACTCCCAGGCCCCATTTTTTCTGAAATTACCACTGACGACCTGACTACTACGATTGTAACTATTCCATTTCCCACTGTCACTGATATTACCACTGAAAAACCGAGTACTCCAATCATAACTGTTCAACTCCCCACCGTCACCGAAATTACTACTGAAGACCCGACTACTCCCATCATAACTGTTCCACTCCCCACTGTCACCGAAATTACTACTGAAGATCCGGCTACTCCCATCGTGACTGTTCCATTTCCCACTATCACTGAAATTACTACTGAAGACCCGACTACTCCCATCGTAACTGTTCCATTCCCCACTGTCACCGAAATTACTACTGAAGACCCGACTACTCCCATTGTAACTGTTCCATTCCCCACTGTCACCGAAATTACTGAAATTAATACTGAAGACCCGACTACTCCCATCGTAACCGTTCCATTCCCCACTATCACTGAAATTACTACCGAAGACCCGACTACTCCCATCGTAACTGTTCCATTCCCCACTGTCACCGAAATTACTACTGAAGACCCGACTACTCCCATTGTAACTGTTCCATTCCCCACTGTCACCGAAATTACCACTGAAGAACCGACTACTCCCATCGTGACCGTTCCATTCCCCACTGTCACCGAAATTACTACTAAAGACCCGACTACTCCCATTGTAACTGTTCCATTCCCCACTGTCACCGAAATTACTGAAATTAATACTGAAGACCCGACTACTCCCATCGTAACTGTTCCATTCCCCACTGTCACCGAAATTACTACTGAAGACCCCACTACTCCCATTGTAACTGTTCCATTCCCCACTGTCACCGAAATTACTACTGAAGACCCGACTACTCCCATCGTAACCGTTCCATTTCCCACTGTCACCGAAATTACTACTGAAGACCCGACTACTCCCATCGTAACCGTTCCATTTCCCACTGTCACCGAAATAACTACTGAAGACCCGACTACTCCCATCATAACTGTTCCATTCCCCACTGTCACTGAAATTACCACTGAAGACCCGACTACTCCCATCGTAACTGTTCCATTCCCCACTGTCACCGAAATTACCACTGAAGAACCGACTACTCCCATCGTGACCGTTCCATTCCCCACTGTCACCGAAATTACTACTAAAGACCCGACTACTCCCATCGTAACTATTCCATTCCCCACTGTCACCGAAATTACTACTGAAGACCCGACTACTGCCATCGTAACTATTCCATTCCCCACTGTCACCGAAATTACTACTGAAGACCCGACTACTCCCATCGTGACTGTTCCATTTCCCACTATCACTGAAATTACTACTGAAGACCCGACTACTCCCATCGTAACCGTTCCATTCCCCACTATCACTGAAATTACTACCGAAGACCCGACTACTCCCATCGTAACTGTTCCATTCCCCACTGTCACCGAAATTACTACTGAAGACCCGACTACTCCCATTGTAACTGTTCCATTCCCCACTGTCACCGAAATTACCACTGAAGAACCGACTACTCCCATCGTGACCGTTCCATTCCCCACTGTCACCGAAATTACTACTAAAGACCCGACTACTCCCATTGTAACTGTTCCATTCCCCACTGTCACCGAAATTACTGAAATTAATACTGAAGACCCGACTACTCCCATCGTAACTGTTCCATTCCCCACTGTCACCGAAATTACTACTGAAGACCCCACTACTCCCATTGTAACTGTTCCATTCCCCACTGTCACCGAAATTACTACTGAAGACCCGACTACTCCCATCGTAACCGTTCCATTTCCCACTGTCACCGAAATTACTACTGAAGACCCGACTACTCCCATCGTAACCGTTCCATTTCCCACTGTCACCGAAATAACTACTGAAGACCCGACTACTCCCATCATAACTGTTCCATTCCCCACTGTCACTGAAATTACCACTGAAGACCCGACTACTCCCATCGTAACTGTTCCATTCCCCACTGTCACCGAAATTACCACTGAAGAACCGACTACTCCCATCGTGACCGTTCCATTCCCCACTGTCACCGAAATTACTACTAAAGACCCGACTACTCCCATCGTAACTATTCCATTCCCCACTGTCACCGAAATTACTACTGAAGACCCGACTACTGCCATCGTAACTATTCCATTCCCCACTGTCACCGAAATTACTACTGAAGACCCGACTACTCCCATCGTGACTGTTCCATTTCCCACTATCACTGAAATTACTACTGAAGACCCGACTACTCCCATCGTAACTGTTCCATTCCCCACTGTCACCGAAATTACCACTGAAGAACCGACTACTCCCATCGTGACCGTTCCATTCCCCACTGTCACCGAAATTACTACTGAAGACCCGACTACTCCCATCGTAACTGTTCCATTCCCCACTGTCACCGAAATTACCACTGAAGACCCGACTACTCCCATCGTAACTGTTCCATTCCCCACTGTCACCGAAATTACTACTGAAGACCCGACTACTCCCATCGTAACCGTTCCATTCCCCACTGTCGCCGAAATTACCACTGGACATCCAACGACCGAAAATATGGACGTTACCACTCCTGCAGACGATTTAAAAGAATTGGAAGgcttaagtttatttataatagtaATTATCTCATTAGCATCAGTTTTTACTGTTATTTTGATAGGGTTGGGCATTTATTGTTTCTCAACCTCTGGCAAATCTCTAGAGTTacaaacattttcgtataaagagGGTAACTTTGATAATGATTCCCCTAGATTTGTATCGACGCCAAAAATAAGTGGAAGTGCATTGAATGTGTAA